Proteins encoded by one window of Lycium barbarum isolate Lr01 chromosome 11, ASM1917538v2, whole genome shotgun sequence:
- the LOC132617470 gene encoding PLASMODESMATA CALLOSE-BINDING PROTEIN 5-like, producing the protein MSIIPKKFLALLILMFVTKISVNGQLEEWCIADEQTPDNELQVALDWACGQGGADCSMIQKGQVCYYPNTVRDHASYAFNSYFQKYRKKGGSCFFNNAAMVTQVDPSHNSCHYEYLP; encoded by the exons ATGTCAATTATCCCAAAAAAATTTCTTGCTCTGCTGATTTTGATGTTTGTTACAAAAATTTCAG TGAATGGACAGCTAGAAGAATGGTGCATAGCAGATGAGCAGACACCAGACAATGAGTTGCAAGTGGCTTTAGATTGGGCATGTGGACAAGGGGGTGCAGATTGTAGCATGATTCAGAAGGGGCAGGTTTGTTATTACCCAAACACTGTGAGAGACCATGCTTCTTATGCCTTCAATAGTTACTTTCAGAAGTACAGGAAGAAAGGTGGCAGCTGTTTCTTCAACAATGCTGCTATGGTTACTCAAGTTGATCCTA GTCATAATTCTTGCCACTACGAGTACTTGCCCTAA